The nucleotide sequence CACATGGGTCCCACGTGGCACCTGGCACAGGGCGGTGCTAATCTGCAAGATGTTGGTGGCAAAGACTTTGGAAACAAACCAACAACTGGTCCCCTGACCCTTTCTCCAGTGACTCCCCCTGGGAAGGAGCAGGGAAGAACTCCAGGGGGCTGTGAGTGGGTGGCAGTACCAGCTGGACCCCCTGGATCCCCAGACCCTGCGGGAGAAGCCTGGGCAGCTTGCCGGGTTCCCGAACGAGGCGGGAGGTGCTGATGGGCAGCTCACGGGCACTGCCTAGCTGGGAGCTGTCAAGGAGCGAGGACCCCAGCCATGGGGCACGAGTCAAACAGTGACACCCCATTCCAGGACGCCCACCAGAGCCCATCTCCCTTGAGGCCACCGCCTCTGGCCCAGCCTCCCCTCAAGCCGCCTCTGGGCAGCGGTGCCTTCTGCCCAGCAGGCCCTCCTCACAGGGCCGCACTGGCCTCTGCCTTCATTTGGCACGTGGCTGGGGAGCCTCGCCTATGCATCCCTGGCTCTCGCTCCCCACACTGGAGCCTGCCCGTTTCTGGGGCACCCTTCCTGCCTAACCTCATTAGACCATCCCAGCCGGTTTCTGAGGGCTGTGCAGGTCCTGGCCAGGGTGGGGCTGGGCAGGCCGGTCTCCCTCCCGAGGGGCCTGACAGCGAGTGGCGGGTGGCAGGCACACTCACCCAGGAGCAGATTCATGAGCACCTCCTGTCCGGCCAGTGTGCTGCTCTTCACCAGGCAGAGGATGGTGCCTCCGATCCAGGGGATGCCGTGGCCCGTGATGCCGATGAGCTTGACCATGGAGCGAGCACTGGCCCAGGACGCCGCCCGGCCGGCACACACCCCCAGCCGCTTGGACATACAGATATCGATGGCCAGCAGGGAGTTGAAGGCGATGCCCTTGAAGGAGGGGTTCAGCTGCATGCAGTCCTCCTCTGGCAGCTGCTGTGACTGGCGTCGCTCTCGGGCCCCGTCACCAGCAGGTGGGGGCTGTGCCGAGGGGCTGGAGGCCTTTCTGCCGGAGCTGCGGGGCTCCGGGCCCCCCTTGGGGGGCTGGTTCAGGGACAGGAACTCAGCCCGGTTGAGGACGTTGTTGCGGTCCCTGGCGCGGGCCCGGCTCTGGGAAGCTGGCATGGTGACCTCGCTCACCCCGAAAAGGCCGACGCCAGCCCGGCTCCAAGGGCCTTCTCCCCGAAGAAAAGAGCTGCCCCCAGAGCCGCCACCGTGGCTGCCTCCCTGCCTTCTCCGCCGCAGCTGTTAAATATAGGGTGGAGAATTGCACATGGTTGTTTATCTCCGCTGCCACCCGGCTCCAAGGGGACGTCAGTGCCAGCCGGGCAGCCAACTGAGCCCTCCAATGCCGGGCCTGCACCAGCGGAGCCTCCGGGAGGTGAGGAGTCCACAGCTGCGGCCTGGCTGCCTCGGGCCTGGGCTATTTAAATCGGCCAATGGCTCATCCCTGGCCTTGGGGGactctgggaaatgtagtcctcCGGCTGCTCTCGGCTCTGCGGTGGCCTTGGCCTCTGACAGGGCAGAGGTGGGACCTGGGCTTACCTTGTTTTTACCAGCTTCCCTCTGAGCCGTCCAGACCCCTGCAAGCCAGGCCTGCCTGCCCCAGCGGCCTGGCAGCTTGGACCTGGTTCTGTAAACTGGACGGTGTTGCTCGGGCCGAGGCCTCTTTGGGCACCAGATAGAGTGAACGACGTCATTGACAGCATCATCCTGGGTCCCTGGGGTCAGGTCCAGCTCCTCCCTCTGTGACAGCATTCATTAAGCTGGCaggtctttttttaaattagtcttGAATTCAGCTTCAGCGCATCACAGTCCAATCAAATGACAATCCGTGAGCTCTGATTTCCATCAGAGGGAGGGGTAATGAGTTAGCTGGTAACGGATCGCCTCTTGGAGGTTGCTTGCACTACCTGGGACTTTGTAAAGGACAGGAGTGTGACAGCAGCTTCAGGCAACCTGTAAATAGTTACCGAGCACCTGGCGCTGTGTCAGTGCTGGGCACACTGCAAAAAGCTCACAGTTCAGCGGGGATGGAAAGAAGGACACGTGTAAGTGGTCACCAGTGTGCAAATGTGTGGCAGGATCCTAGAAGCGGGGCTCTGGGAGCTCTGGGTCTGGTCTGGGAGTCATGGATGGCTCCccccaggaaggaagaaaaagggggGAGCCCCATTCAGGGAGAGCCCGCCTTGCAGGAGGCCCCAGGAGGCCCGTGTGGCTGCATGGGGCCCAAGGGTCGAGAGGCTGCAAACCCAGAACGCAGACCCAGAGGGCACAATTGAGGATTCGGGATGTGAGGTAGGGATCCCTGCTCCCACCTGGGCCACCTGTGGGAATCCAAAGTCTCCACAGCCCTTTTAGGGCTGACTGGGCCTGGGCTCGATGGGGGAAGCTGCCAGTTTCAGCTGACCAGAAGAGTCAGAAGCGAGCTCCTCTGTCTCCTGATTCTGGGTGCCAGCGCCTGTCTGCTCAGCCCAGATGAAGGCAGGAGGCTGCAACTTCTCTTCCAACCATGGAGCCCGCCCATGGTGCCTCAGGCCCACCTAGAGCCTCCCAAGAACAGGAAGCTGCCCCGGGAGGGAGTGGGGGTTCCCTGGCCACGGGGGACAGGCACCCAGGCTCTGAGTCAGACAGATGGGGCTCTGCCCCGCCATCAACCAGCTGggagaccttgagcaagtcacttggCCTCCCTGGGCCTTGGTGTTTCCACCTGTCGCATGAGAATGACAGTGTTCACCTCCTAGGGCTCTCATGAGTCTGGGTGAGACCGTGTTTGTGAAATGCTGAGCTGGGTCCCTGCCGCAGAGTGGGTTAGGAATCGATTTCAGCCCTGTGGGTTAGGAATTGATTTCATTTGACAAACGAGGCACAGCCCTCTCTTCCTTTTGAGTGCCCTCTTCAGAAGGGCCCAACCCTGTGGTCTGgcctcctccccatccctg is from Macaca mulatta isolate MMU2019108-1 chromosome 15, T2T-MMU8v2.0, whole genome shotgun sequence and encodes:
- the PLPP7 gene encoding inactive phospholipid phosphatase 7 isoform X2; this translates as MPASQSRARARDRNNVLNRAEFLSLNQPPKGGPEPRSSGRKASSPSAQPPPAGDGARERRQSQQLPEEDCMQLNPSFKGIAFNSLLAIDICMSKRLGVCAGRAASWASARSMVKLIGITGHGIPWIGGTILCLVKSSTLAGQEVLMNLLLD
- the PLPP7 gene encoding inactive phospholipid phosphatase 7 isoform X1, giving the protein MLSQREELDLTPGTQDDAVNDVVHSIWCPKRPRPEQHRPVYRTRSKLPGRWGRQAWLAGVWTAQREAGKNKLRRRRQGGSHGGGSGGSSFLRGEGPWSRAGVGLFGVSEVTMPASQSRARARDRNNVLNRAEFLSLNQPPKGGPEPRSSGRKASSPSAQPPPAGDGARERRQSQQLPEEDCMQLNPSFKGIAFNSLLAIDICMSKRLGVCAGRAASWASARSMVKLIGITGHGIPWIGGTILCLVKSSTLAGQEVLMNLLLALLLDIMTVAGVQKLIKRRGPYEMSPSLLDYLTMDVYAFPAGHASRAAMVSKFFLSHLVLAVPLRVLLVLWALCVGLSRVMIGRHHVTDVLSGFVIGYLQFRLVELVWMPSSTCQMLISAW